The following DNA comes from Streptomyces sp. Ag109_O5-10.
GCCGGTCTGCTCGCCACGGACGCCTCCGGCCGGGTGGACGCGGTCGAGGCGTACCGGACCGGGGCCTCGGAGATCCGGGGCGTCCTGTCCTACCGGCCGCCGGGCGCGACCGGCTCCGAGTGGTACGTCGGGCACCTTCCCGGCGCCATGGACGGGCACGGCAGCCTGTGGCGGCAGGACACGAAGGGTGCGGACGGAACCCGCTGCGGCTCGGACGCCTCGCACCGCTGCTGGGGCGAGCGCACCGGTTCGCTCTCCTACGCGCCCGACACGGGCGAGGTGTGGTCGGTCACGGACCGCATGCTGTTCTCGGTCCCGCTGCGCTCGATCGACGCGTCACTCGGATAACGGCCGTCGACACGTCCGGGGCCGGGATGATTGCCTGGCCCCCATGAGCAGCATCGTCGTGACCACCTGGTCCCTGGAGCAGACCTCCCCCGCCGACCTCCTGCCCGCCGCCGCCCCCGACGGCGACGCGGTCCGGATCGTCCGCGCCGAGGTGCCCTCCCCCGAGTTCAGCCGCTTCCTGTACGCCTCGGTCGGCGGCGACATCCGCTGGACCGACCGGCTGGGCTGGAGCCACGCCCGCTGGCGGCAGCACCTGTCACGGCCGGGCGTGGAGACCTGGGTCGCATACGACCGGGGCACCCCGGCGGGCTACGTGGAACTCGAACCGCAGGACGACGGCGTGGTGGAGATCGTCTACTTCGGGCTGGTCCCGGCCTTCCGGGGCCGCCGCATCGGCGGTCACCTGCTCTCGTACGGCGCCGCGCGCGCCTGGGACCTGGCGGAGCGGTGGGAGGGGCTGCCGCCGACGAAGCGGGTGTGGCTGCACACGTGCAGCCTGGACGGCGAGCACGCGATGGCGAACTATCAGCGGCGGGGGTTCCGGCTCTTCGACACGAAGGCCGAGGAGGAACCGGACGTCCCGACGCCCGGACCGTGGCCCGGGGCGTACACCCCCGCGCGGGACGGGGCGTGACCCACAGCACTCCGTCTCACTATTCAGAATAGATCGGTCCGAATCGCGGACAATGGTGGACTGGCCGGAGATCCGCGTGACACGCTTCCGTCATGTCTGGAACTGGAATTGCCTTGGTGAGTCGGCGGCACGTCGACCTCGGCCGCATGTCCAGCGCCATCTGTCCGGCGGGCTGAGAGCACAGCACCGCCGCGTCTCCCTGTCCAGACCCTCCTTGCGCAGTGCCGCGCAGACATGCTTCCGCGCGCCCGCAAGCGCAGGTCAGAGCCGCTTCCCCGCCGTCTGAAGGACGTATATCGCCATGGCCGCCACCCCGCAGAACCCCGCCTCCGCGCCCCGCCGCAAGGTGAGCCGTCACCGCGGCGAGGGTCAGTGGGCCATGGGGCACTTCACCCCGCTCAACGGCAACGAGCAGTTCAAGAAGGACGACGACGGTCTCAATGTGCGGACACGCATTGAGACGATCTACTCCAAGCGCGGCTTCGACTCGATCGACCCCAACGACCTGCGCGGACGGATGCGCTGGTGGGGCCTGTACACGCAGCGCAAGCCCGGCATCGACGGCGGCAAGACCGCCATCCTGGAGCCGGAGGAGCTGGACGACAAGTACTTCATGCTGCGGGTGCGGATCGACGGCGGCCGGCTGACCACGCGGCAGCTGCGGGTGATCGGCGAGATCTCGCAGGAGTTCGCCCGGGGCAGCGCGGACGTCACCGACCGGCAGAACATCCAGCTGCACTGGATCCGCATCGAGGACGTGCCGGAGATCTGGAACCGCCTGGAAGCGGTCGGGCTGTCCACCACCGAGGCGTGCGGCGACACCCCGCGCGTCGTCATCGGCTCGCCGGTGGCCGGCATCGCCGAGGACGAGATCATCGACGGCAGCTGGGCGATCGACGAGATCAACAAGCGGTACATCGGCAGCAAGGAGTTCTCCAACCTGCCGCGCAAGTTCAAGTCCGCGATCTCCGGCTCGCCGCTCCTTGACGTGGTGCACGAGATCAACGACATCGCGTTCGTCGGCGTCGAGCACCCCGAGCACGGCCCCGGCTTCGACCTGTGGGTCGGCGGCGGCCTGTCCACCAACCCGAAGATCGGCGTCCGGCTCGGCGCCTGGGTGCCGCTGGCGGAGGTCCCGGACGTCTGGGCGGGCGTCATCGGCATCTTCCGGGACTACGGCTACCGGCGGCTGCGCACCCGCGCCCGGCTGAAGTTCCTGGTCGCCGACTGGGGCGCGGAGAAGTTCCGCCAGGTGCTGGAGGACGAGTACCTCAAGCGCTCCCTCGTCGACGGACCGGCGCCCGCCGAGCCCGTGTCGCGCTGGCGGGACCACGTCGGTGTGCACCGCCAGCAGGACGGCAACTTCTACGTCGGATTCGCCCCGCGGGTCGGCCGGGTGGACGGCGCCACCCTGGCGAAGATCGCGGACCTCGCCGAGGCGCACGGCTCGGGCCGGGTGCGGACCACCGTCGAGCAGAAGATGATCGTCCTCGACGTCGCCGAGGACCAGGTCGAGTCGCTGGTCGAGGCCCTGGAGGCGCTGGACCTGACCGCCCGGCCGTCCTCGTTCCGGCGCGGCACCATGGCCTGCACCGGCATCGAGTACTGCAAGCTCGCGATCGTCGAGACCAAGCAGCGCGGCAGCTCGCTCATCGACGAGCTGGAGCGCCGCCTGCCGGACTTCGACGAGCCGCTCACCATCAACCTCAACGGCTGCCCGAACGCCTGCGCCCGTATCCAGGTCGCGGACATCGGTCTCAAGGGCCAGCTGGTCCTGAACGACCGGGGCGAGCAGGTCGAGGGGTTCCAGGTGCACCTGGGCGGCGCGCTCGGCCTGGAGCCCGGGTTCGGCCGCAAGGTCCGCGGTCTCAAGGTGACCTCGGAGGAACTGCCGGACTACGTCGAGCGGGTGCTCAGGCGCTTCCAGGCGGAGCGCGCGGACGGCGAGCGGTTCGCCGCCTGGGCGGCCCGCGCCAGTGAGGAGGCCCTCTCATGAGTGAGCGGGCCGCCCCGTTCTACTGCCCCTACTGCGGCGACGAGGATCTGCGTCCCAGTGAGGAGGGCCACGGCGCCTGGGAATGCGCGGCCTGCAACCGCGCATTCCAGCTGAAGTTCCTGGGACTGCTCGCCCGGGGGCTGAAGCACTCCGAAGCTGGAGGGGAACAGATATGACCACGGCTCAGGAAGAGCGAACGACCGACGATCTGAAGGCGCTGGCCGAGCAGGCCGGCCGTGACCTCGAGGACGCCTCCGCCCTGGAGATCCTCCAGTGGGCGGTGGACACCTTCGGCAAGGGCTTCTGCGTGACCTCCTCCATGGAGGACGCCGTGGTGGCCCACCTGGCCTCTCGCGTCCGGAAGGGCGTGGACGTCGTCTTCCTCGACACCGGCTACCACTTCCCGGAGACCATCGGCACCCGGGACGCGGTCGAGGCGGTGATGGACGTCAACGTCATCACCCTCACCCCGCGCCAGACGGTCGCCGAGCAGGACGCCGAGTACGGCCCGAAGCTGCACGACCGCGACCCCGACCTGTGCTGCCGGCTGCGCAAGGTGCTGCCACTGGAGCGAGGTCTGGAGAACTACACCGCCTGGGCGACCGGACTGCGCCGCGACGAGTCGGAGACCCGGGCGAACACCCCGGTCGTCGGCTGGGACGAGAAGCGGCAGAAGGTCAAGATCTCCCCCATCGCCCGCTGGACCCAGGACGACGTGGACGCCTACGTCGCCGAACACGGCGTACTGACCAACCCCTTGCTGATGGACGGCTACACCTCCGTCGGCTGCGCCCCCTGCACCCGCCGGGTCCTCGAGGGCGAGGACGCGCGGGCCGGGCGCTGGGCCGGGCGGGCCAAGACCGAGTGCGGACTGCACGGATGACGACCACCGGGCCCTCCGCGACGCAGGCGACCCACCGGACGCTCCATCAGACGACCCGATCGACGAACCAGGAGAACGACGTGACGACCGGAGCCACCGTCTGGCTCACGGGTCTGCCGAGCGCCGGCAAGACCACCATCGCGTACGAGCTGGCCGGCCGGCTGCGCGAGGAGGGCCATCTCGTCGAGGTACTCGACGGCGACGAGATCCGCGAGTTCATCTCGGCGGGCCTCGGTTTCAGCCGCGAGGACCGGCACACCAACGTGCAGCGCATCGGCTTCGTCGCCGAACTGCTGGCCCGCAACGGCGTCAAGGCGCTCGTCCCGGTGATCGCCCCGTACACCGACAGCCGCGACGCGGTCCGCAAGCGGCACGCGGAGAACGGCACCGCGTACGTCGAGGTGCACGTGGCGACCCCGGTCGAGGTGTGCTCCGTACGCGACGTGAAGGGCCTGTACGCCAAGCAGGCCGCGGGCGAGCTGACCGGGCTGACCGGCGTCGACGACCCGTACGAGGAGCCCGAGACGCCCGATCTGCGGATCGAGTCGCAGCACCAGAGCGTCCAGGAGTCCGCGGCGTCCGTGTACGCCCTGCTGAGCGGGAAGGGACTGGCATGACGACGACCGTGGCGGCGCACGGGGAGGGCACGGGCACCCCGTACACCCTGTCCCACCTGGACGCGCTGGAGTCCGAGGCGGTCCACATCTTCCGCGAGGTCGCCGGCGAGTTCGAACGGCCGGTGATCCTCTTCTCCGGCGGCAAGGACTCCATCGTCATGCTCCACCTCGCCCTGAAGGCGTTCGCCCCCGCCGCGATCCCCTTCTCCCTGCTGCACGTGGACACCGGCCACAACTTCCCCGAGGTCCTCGAATACCGCGACCGCGTGGTGGCCGCCCATGGGCTGCGCCTCCACGTGGCCTCCGTACAGGACTACATCGACCGCGGTGTGCTGCGCGAACGCCCCGACGGCACCCGCAACCCGCTGCAGACCGTGCCCCTCACCGAGAAGATCCAGAGCGAGAGGTTCGACGCCGTCTTCGGCGGCGGCCGCCGCGACGAGGAGAAGGCACGCGCCAAGGAACGCGTCTTCTCCCTGCGCGACGAGTTCTCCCAGTGGGACCCGCGCCGCCAGCGCCCCGAACTGTGGAACCTCTACAACGGCCGCCACGCCCCCGGCGAACACGTCCGCGTCTTCCCCCTCTCCAACTGGACCGAACTCGACGTCTGGCAGTACATCGCCCGCGAGGACATCGAGCTTCCCCAGATCTACTTCGCCCACGAGCGCGAGGTGTTCATGCGGGGCGGGATGTGGCTGACCGGCGGTGACTGGGGCGGCCCGAAGGACGGCGAGACGGTCGAGAAGCGGCAGGTGCGCTACCGGACCGTGGGAGACATGTCCTGCACCGGCGCGGTCGACTCCGACGCCGACGACATCGAGAAGGTGATCGCCGAGATCGCCGCCTCCCGGCTCACCGAGCGCGGCGCCACCCGTGCCGACGACAAGCTCTCCGAGGCCGCGATGGAAGACCGCAAGCGCGAGGGGTACTTCTAAGCATGACCACCACGACCAGCACCGCGGACCTCGGCCTCGCCGAGACCACCCTGCTGCGGTTCGCGACCGCGGGCTCCGTCGACGACGGCAAGTCCACCCTCGTCGGACGGCTGCTGCACGACTCCAAGTCGATCCTCACCGACCAGCTGGAGGCCGTCGAGCGCGCGTCCGTCTCGCGCGGCCAGGACGCCCCGGACCTCGCCCTGCTGACCGACGGCCTGCGCGCCGAGCGCGAGCAGGGCATCACCATCGACGTCGCCTACCGCTACTTCGCCACCCCGAAGCGCCGGTTCATCCTCGCCGACACCCCCGGCCACGTGCAGTACACCCGCAACATGGTCACCGGCGCCTCCACCGCCGAGCTGACCGTGGTCCTGGTCGACGCCCGCAACGGGGTCGTCGAGCAGACCCGGCGGCACGCCGCGATCGCCGCCCTGCTGCGCGTCCCGCACGTCGTCCTCGCCGTCAACAAGATGGACCTGGTCGACTACCAGGAGCCGGTCTTCGCGGGGATCGCCGAGGAGTTCACGGCGTACGCGACCGAGCTGGGCGTCCCCGAGGTCACCGCGATCCCGATCTCGGCGCTCGTCGGCGACAACGTCGTGGAGCCGTCCGCGCACATGGACTGGTACGGCGGCCCGACCGTCCTGGAGCACCTGGAGACCGTCCCGGTCGCCCACGACCTGAGCCACTGCCACGCACGCCTGCCGGTGCAGTACGTGATCCGCCCGCAGACCGCCGAGCACCCGGACTACCGGGGCTACGCCGGTCAGATCGCGGCCGGCACCTTCCACGTCGGCGAGGAGGTCACGGTCCTGCCGTCCGGCCGTACCACGACGATCTCCGGCATCGACCTGCTCGGCGAGCCGGTCGACGCGGCCTGGACCACCCAGTCGGTGACCCTCCTGCTCGCCGACGACATCGACGTCTCGCGCGGCGACCTGATCGTCCCGACGAAGGACGCCCCGGCGACCACCCAGGACGTCGAGGCGACCGTCTGCCACGTCGCCGACCAGCCGCTGACCGTCGGCCACCGGGTGCTGCTCAAGCACGGCACCCGCACCGTCAAGGCGGTCGTCAAGGACATCCCGTCCCGCCTCACGCTCGACGACCTGTCCCTGCACCCGCACCCGGGACAGCTCGTCGCCAACGACATCGGCCGGGTGAAGATCCGTACCGCCGAGCCGCTGCCGGTCGACTCCTACGCCGACTCGCGCCGCACCGGCTCGTTCATCCTGATCGACCCCGCCGACGGCACCACGCTCACCGCGGGCATGGTCGGCGAGTCGTTCGCCTCCCCCGAGCCGGTCAAGGACGAGTCCGAAGACGACGGCTGGGACTTCTGACATGACGATGACCGACGTCTACTCGACGTTCGCGAAGGAGGGCGGCCGCGTCGGCAGCGGCGACCTCGGGAGCGGGCAGGGCGGGGTGGCGCGATGTGCGTCCTGACGTACGCGCACTGCCTGCGCGCCCCGTCCCCCCACCCGACGTCCCGGATGCGACGAAGACCTGCCGACCTCCCGGCCACGACCTGAAAGACCGTGACCAGCCGGGCCAACGAGAGGAAAGCCTCCCGTGCCTGCCAACCGCTCAACGCTCCTTCGCCGCGGCATAGCCGCGCTCGCCGCACTCCCCCTGCTCACGCTCGCCGCCTGCGGGTACGGGTCGAACTCCGACAAGAGCGACACCACCAAGGTCGCCGCCGGGGCCAAGAAGATCGACGGTCTCGACACCGTCAAGATCGGCTACTTCGGCAACCTGACCCACGCGACCGCCCTGGTCGGCAACCAGAAGGGCTTCTTCCAGAAGGAGCTCGGCGCCACCAAGGCCAAGTACGCCATCTTCAACGCGGGCCCGTCCGAGATCGAGGCGCTCAACTCGGGCTCCATCGACATCGGCTGGATCGGCCCCTCCCCGGCGATCAACGGCTACACCAAGTCCAACGGCACCGACCTGAAGATCATCGGCGGATCGGCATCCGGCGGCGTGAAGCTGGTCGTCGACCCGAAGAAGATCAAGTCGCTGGCGGACGTCAAGGGCAAGAAGATCGCGACGCCTCAGCTGGGCAACACGCAGGACGTGGCGTTCCTCAACTGGATCGCGGACCAGGGCTGGAAGGTCGACGCGCAGAGCGGCAAGGGTGACGTCACGGTCGTCCGCACCGACAACAAGATCACCCCGGACGCCTTCAAGGCCGGTTCCGTCGACGGTGCCTGGGTGCCGGAGCCGACCGCGTCCAAGCTGGTCGCCGAGGGCGGCAAGGTACTGCTCGACGAGTCCACGCTGTGGCCCGACAAGAAGTTCGTGATCACGAACATCATCGTGTCGCAGAAGTTCCTCAAGGAGCACCCGAAGGTCGTCGAAGCGGTCCTCAAGGGCTCGGTCGAGACCAACAAGTGGATCAACGCCAACCCGGACGCGGCGAAGGCCTCGGCGAACAAGCAGCTGGCGGCCGACTCCGGCAAGGCGCTGCCCGACAACGTCCTCAACTCGGCCTGGTCGTCCATCAAGTTCACCGACGACCCGCTGGCCTCCACCCTCAACACCGAGGCCCAGCACGCCGTCAAGGCCGGTCTGCTCACCGACCCGCTGCTCAAGAACATCTACGACCTGACGATCCTCAACAAGGTGCTGAAGGCCGACGGCCAGAGCCCGGTCGACGCCGCCGGTCTCGGCAGCAGCTGACGCCGGTCCCGACGAGATCCCAGGAGGTGACGACCATGGCCACGACCACGACACTCGCCAAGGCCGACGAGTCGGTCGAGTACGCGGCACGCCTTGAGCATGTCTCGAAGTCCTTCGCGACTCCGGGCGGGCAGCAGCTCGTCCTGGACGACATCACCCTCGATGTCGCGCCGGGCGAGTTCGTCACCCTCCTGGGGGCCTCGGGCTGCGGCAAGTCCACGCTGCTGAACCTGGTGGCGGGGCTCGACCAGCCCACCGCGGGCGCCATCACGACGGACGGGCGGCCCGCCCTGATGTTCCAGGAGCACGCCCTCTTCCCGTGGCTGACCGCGGGCAAGAACATCGAACTCGCCCTGAAACTCAGGGGGGTTCCCAAGAACGACCGCCGGGGCAAGGCCGAGGAACTGCTCGAACTGGTCCGGCTGAAGGGCGCGTACGACAAGCGCGTCCACGAGCTGTCCGGCGGCATGCGCCAGCGGGCGGCCCTGGCCCGTTCGCTCGCCCAGGAGAGCCGGCTGCTGCTGATGGACGAGCCGTTCTCGGCCCTGGACGCCATCACCCGGGACGTGCTGCACGACGAGCTGACCCGGATCTGGGAGGAGACCGGCCTGTCCGTCCTGTTCGTCACGCACAACGTGCGCGAGGCGGTGCGGCTCGCCCAGCGGGTGATCCTGCTGTCGTCCCGGCCGGGCCGGATAGCCCGTGAGTGGGAGGTCGGCATCCCGCAGCCGCGCCGCATCGAGGACGCGCCGGTGGCCGAACTGTCCCTCGAGATCACCGATGTACTGCGTGGGGAGATCCGCCGCCATGGCCAGCACTGAGACGACGCCGGCCAAGGACGCCGGAAGTGTCGAGGCCGGCCTCGACGCCCTGGAGACGGCGGCCACCAGCCGCCCGACCCTCCGCCAGACCTTCACCGGCACGATCCTGCCGCCGGTCATCGCGCTCGCCGTGGTCCTCGTGGTCTGGACGCTGCTCGTCCCGGTCGTCGACGACCCGTCCAAGCTGCCCTCGCCCACGGCGGTGGGCGACGCGTTCAAGGACGCCTGGCTCAAGGGCGACCTGCTCGGCTACATCTGGACCAGTGTCAGCCGCGGCCTGCTCGGCTTCCTCTTCGCGCTGCTCATCGGCACCCCGCTGGGGCTGCTGGTGGCACGGGTGAGGTTCGTGCGGGCGGCGATCGGCCCGATCCTGTCCGGCCTCCAGTCGCTGCCGTCGGTGGCGTGGGTGCCGCCGGCCGTGATCTGGCTGGGCCTGAACAACTCGATGATGTACGCCGTGATCCTGCTCGGCGCGGTGCCCTCCATCGCCAACGGCCTGGTGTCCGGCGTGGACCAGGTGCCGCCGCTGTTCCTGCGGGCCGGGCGCACCATGGGCGCGACGGGCGCCAAGGGCATCTGGCACGTCGTGCTGCCGGCCGCCATGCCCGGCTACGTGGCGGGCCTGAAGCAGGGCTGGGCGTTCTCCTGGCGCTCGCTGATGGCCGCGGAGATCATCGCGAGCTTCCCCGACCTCGGCGTGGGCCTCGGCCAGCTGCTGGAGAACGCGCGCACCGCCAGCGACATGGCCATGGTGTTCGAGGCGATCATCCTGATCCTGTTCGTCGGCATCGCGATCGACCTGCTGATCTTCAGTCCGCTGGAGCGGTGGGTGCTGCGCAGCCGCGGCCTGCTGGTGAAGAGCTGAGGTCCATGCGTACGAAGCCCGTTCTCCTCGTCATCGCCCACGGCAGCCGCGATCCCCGGCACGCCGCGACCGTCCACGCCCTGGTGCGCCGGGTACGGTCGCTGCGGCCCGGGCTGCGCGTGGAGACGGGCTTCCTGGACTTCACCATCCCGTCCGTGCACGGGGTGCTGGAGTCCCTGGCGGCGGAGGGCGTCCGGGACGTCGTCGCCCTCCCCCTGCTGCTGACCCGCGCCTTCCACGCGAAGGCCGACATCCCGGCGGTACTGCGGGACGCGCCGCCCCGGCTGCGGATCCGGCAGGCGGAGGTGCTGGGCCCTTCGCCGCTGCTCCTGTCGGCCCTGGAACGGCGGCTTTACGAGGCCGGGCTGACCCCCGCCGACAGGTCCTCGACCGGGGTCGTGCTGGCCTCGGCGGGGTCCAGCGACCCGGAGGCGATCGCCGTGATCGCACGTCTCGCGCGGGACTGGCAGCGCACCGGCTGGTGCGCCGTGCGGCCCGCGTTCGCCTCCGCCTCCCTCCCCCGCACCGAGGACGCGGTACCCGAACTCCGCGAGCTGGGCTGCGCCCGGGTCGCGGTGGCCCCGTACGTCCTCGCCCCCGGCTTCCTGCCGGACCGCATCGCCCGGGGCGCGGCGGAGGCGGACGTGCTGGCCGAGGTGCTCGGCCCGGCGCCCGAGGTGGCGCGGGTGCTCCTCGAGCGGTACGACGCGGCGCGCACCCCGGCCCTGGCGGCGGTCGGGGCCTGAGCGCTGACCGAAGGCCCGGTGTTCGCGGTCCGGCGCTCCCCTGTCCGTCGGACCGCGAACAGGCCGGCCCGCGGCGGGCTCTCGCGAGCGTCGCGCGGTGGCCGGCGCACTTACTTCTGCGCCGTGTCCGGCGAACATGTCACACCAGGGCCCTTACCGGTCCGGATTCTCGACGGCCGGACCCTGTCAAAGAGTTGACCGCGCGGGTGCGGCCTCCTCGGCGAGGCGGGCGAGTTCCCCCAACGGCATCGAGCCTGGCACCCGGCGCTCGCGCGCGAAGGCGTTGGCGAGGTGCTGCAGCAGGTCGTTGAGCGGCGTCGGAACGCCGTGCAGGCGGCCCAGCAGCCCGATCTCGCCGTTGAGGTAGTCCGCCTCGATGGTGCCGGTGCCGCGGCTGAGGGACTGCCAGGAGGAACCGCCGCCGCGCGGGGCACCGGGCAGCGGGACCAGGTCCACCTTGTGGCCGCGCAGCGCCTTCTGCTCCGCGACGCTCGCGTACGCGATACCGGCGGCGTCGAGCACCCTCTCGCCCTCGGCCCGCACCCGCTGGAACAGGGTCACGGCCGCGTCGTCGGCGAGGGGCCCGGCGACCGCCTCCAGGGCGTTGCCGAGGTTGGAGAGCAGCTTGGCGTACTGCCAGCGCGCCACGTCGGGCACGACCGGTGCCTCGAAGTGGGACGTCTCCAGGTCGGCGGCGACCAGCCGGGCGGTCGCGTCGGTGCCGTGCGGGTGGCGGCCGAGGTGCAGCATGCCGGTGAGGGGGGCGCCGCCCGCGGAGACGACACCGGGTTCGACGAAGGTCGACGGCAGCCAGACGCAGACGCCGTAGACGTGCCGGAAGACGCGCAGAGCCAGGCGCTGGCCCTCCACGCCGTTCTGGGCGCAGAACAGCGGCAGCCGCTGCGCCGCCGTGCCACCGCCCGCGACCGGCGCCGGCCCCCAGGCCTGGAGGGCGGTCACGGTGTCCTGTGTCTTGACGGCGAGGACGAGGACGTCGTCCGCGCGCAACTCGCCCAGTTCCCCGGGCCCGGTGACGGCCTGGAGCCGGTAGGTGTACTCGCCGTCCGGCACCGTCAGCCGCAGCCCGGCGTCCCGCAGCGCCGCGTGGTGCGCGCCCCGTGCCACCAGGACGACCTCGTGTCCCGCGCCGGCCAGCCGCCCGCCGACCGCGCCGCCGACGGCCCCCGCTCCGATGATGATGTAGCGCATGGGAGGAGCCTCGCACAGCCGTCGCCCGGCCCCCGGGGCAGGGGCGCGGTGCCGGGCGGTCATGCTCCCGGGGCCGTCAGCTCCACCAGTTTGACCACCGTGTTCCAGTTCCGGGTGGTGGCGGTCAGCCCCTTGTGGATCCGGGGCCGGGACAGCGCCTCGGCGAGCTTGGAGCGGCCGAGGCCGTCCGGGGCGTACAGGTACAGGGCGCGGTCGCCCAGGCGGAACTCCTCGGGGAGGTGGGCGGCCGGGTCGATGTCCGCGTAGCGCTCCGCGGTGACCGGCGCGGAGAGGTACGTGACGTGCAGCTGCCTGGCCGCCAGTTCGGCGGCCGGGAACGGGCAGGCCGCCTCGACGGCCTTCAGGTAGGCGTGGTCGCGGACGAGCACGTCGACGGCGAAGCCGAACCGCTCCTCGACCGCCCCGGCGAGCTCGGCCGCCAGGGAGTCGGCGTCCGTGTCGGCGGTGGTGAAGACGGCCTGTCCGCTCTGCAGGTAGGTCTGGACGGAGTCGTACCCCAGTCCGCTCATCAGTGTGCGCAGTTCGGCCATCGGGAGCTTCTTGCTGCCGCCCACGTTGATCCCGCGCAGCAGCGCCGCATACCTCGTCATTCGAACACCTTAGAACGGCCGTCGTGCCCCGTGGGGGTTGGCACGACGGCCGTGCCGGCATGCCGGGCTGCCCGAAACTCTGGCCGATCGGACCGGCCCGGATCAACTCCTACACGCACCTGTGACTTGTTCAACAAGGTTTCGTCATCACAAAGAGGATCACCGTCGTCGGAAGGGGCGTCCCTGATCATCACCCCCGAGATGGGTGGATAGATGTAAGGGCCCGACATCCTCCTCGGCGACGAGGGACAGCCGCCGTACTTCACCGGGCAGCACGAGGAGTCGGTCTTATCGGCCCCATACCTTCGAATCGAACGAAGGAAGTCGTGAAGAGA
Coding sequences within:
- a CDS encoding ABC transporter permease, which codes for MASTETTPAKDAGSVEAGLDALETAATSRPTLRQTFTGTILPPVIALAVVLVVWTLLVPVVDDPSKLPSPTAVGDAFKDAWLKGDLLGYIWTSVSRGLLGFLFALLIGTPLGLLVARVRFVRAAIGPILSGLQSLPSVAWVPPAVIWLGLNNSMMYAVILLGAVPSIANGLVSGVDQVPPLFLRAGRTMGATGAKGIWHVVLPAAMPGYVAGLKQGWAFSWRSLMAAEIIASFPDLGVGLGQLLENARTASDMAMVFEAIILILFVGIAIDLLIFSPLERWVLRSRGLLVKS
- a CDS encoding sirohydrochlorin chelatase produces the protein MRTKPVLLVIAHGSRDPRHAATVHALVRRVRSLRPGLRVETGFLDFTIPSVHGVLESLAAEGVRDVVALPLLLTRAFHAKADIPAVLRDAPPRLRIRQAEVLGPSPLLLSALERRLYEAGLTPADRSSTGVVLASAGSSDPEAIAVIARLARDWQRTGWCAVRPAFASASLPRTEDAVPELRELGCARVAVAPYVLAPGFLPDRIARGAAEADVLAEVLGPAPEVARVLLERYDAARTPALAAVGA
- a CDS encoding ketopantoate reductase family protein, producing the protein MRYIIIGAGAVGGAVGGRLAGAGHEVVLVARGAHHAALRDAGLRLTVPDGEYTYRLQAVTGPGELGELRADDVLVLAVKTQDTVTALQAWGPAPVAGGGTAAQRLPLFCAQNGVEGQRLALRVFRHVYGVCVWLPSTFVEPGVVSAGGAPLTGMLHLGRHPHGTDATARLVAADLETSHFEAPVVPDVARWQYAKLLSNLGNALEAVAGPLADDAAVTLFQRVRAEGERVLDAAGIAYASVAEQKALRGHKVDLVPLPGAPRGGGSSWQSLSRGTGTIEADYLNGEIGLLGRLHGVPTPLNDLLQHLANAFARERRVPGSMPLGELARLAEEAAPARSTL
- a CDS encoding DUF1697 domain-containing protein, producing the protein MTRYAALLRGINVGGSKKLPMAELRTLMSGLGYDSVQTYLQSGQAVFTTADTDADSLAAELAGAVEERFGFAVDVLVRDHAYLKAVEAACPFPAAELAARQLHVTYLSAPVTAERYADIDPAAHLPEEFRLGDRALYLYAPDGLGRSKLAEALSRPRIHKGLTATTRNWNTVVKLVELTAPGA